A single Mycolicibacterium cosmeticum DNA region contains:
- a CDS encoding ABC transporter ATP-binding protein has product MTPVLEIDDVTFRREGKQIIDGISLTVRSGEHWALLGPNGAGKSTLLGFCAAVTFPTSGTVRVLGNQMGKTDLSVLRRDIGHVNPRHRLQYPLTVREVVLTGITATIDVAARWSPTAEQVARADELIDTVGLAARAESVWPTLSQGERGRTLIARALIAEPRLLLLDEPTTGLDVAAREQLLETLDTLDDSHPDMASILVTHHLEELPTSTTHALLIAHGRTVASGAARQTVTTDHVTTAFEHPVTVGFEDGRWSARAKASSKVL; this is encoded by the coding sequence ATGACACCGGTGCTCGAGATCGACGACGTCACGTTCCGCCGCGAGGGTAAGCAGATCATCGACGGGATCTCGCTGACCGTGCGGTCCGGCGAACACTGGGCGCTGCTGGGCCCCAACGGCGCCGGCAAGAGCACCCTGCTGGGTTTCTGCGCGGCCGTGACCTTTCCGACCTCCGGCACGGTGCGGGTGCTCGGCAATCAGATGGGCAAGACCGACCTGTCCGTACTGCGCCGGGACATCGGTCACGTGAATCCGCGGCACCGGCTGCAGTATCCGCTGACCGTCCGCGAGGTGGTGCTCACCGGGATCACCGCCACCATCGATGTCGCGGCCCGCTGGAGCCCGACCGCCGAGCAGGTGGCCCGCGCCGACGAACTGATCGACACCGTCGGCTTGGCGGCGCGCGCGGAGTCGGTGTGGCCCACCCTGTCCCAGGGCGAACGGGGCCGCACCCTGATCGCCCGAGCATTGATCGCCGAACCGCGGCTGCTGTTACTGGACGAGCCGACCACCGGCCTGGACGTGGCCGCGCGTGAGCAGCTCCTGGAAACGCTTGACACACTGGATGATTCGCATCCGGATATGGCTTCGATCCTGGTCACCCACCACCTGGAGGAGCTGCCCACCTCCACCACCCACGCGCTGCTGATCGCGCACGGGCGCACGGTGGCCAGCGGCGCCGCGCGACAGACCGTCACCACCGATCATGTGACGACGGCCTTCGAACACCCCGTCACCGTCGGGTTCGAGGACGGCCGCTGGTCGGCCCGGGCCAAGGCGAGTTCGAAGGTGCTCTAG
- a CDS encoding N-6 DNA methylase, giving the protein MTSVIDSAGARKARGAFFTPPEITRYLAQWAVRAPGDRVLEPSAGEAAFLVAAARRLADLGADAPVLDGVEIHPASARAARARVAEAGATARIRTADFFAVDPQPSYTAVIGNPPYIRYQDFRGQARAQSRRAALQAGVSLSGLASSWAAFTVHAALFLQPGGRMALVLPAELLSVNYAAPVRKFLFDRFATVELVMFDEQVFPGAEADVVLLLADGFGGGPSGHAVIHRARNARALTSELAQRHWAPLDPSDKWVSGLVGAAPVDQLHQLHNTGRFATLDRWGDTTLGMVTGNNGFFALSPARVRELGLRSADLLPLSPPGSAHLRGLTLTTAQLDRLGQDGKAIHLFRPAGAGSAAAQRYIAAGHAAGVHLAYKCRVRSPWFAVPLLPPAHLLLTCMNADTPRLITNRAGAHHLNSVHGVYLHDGLAVLGQDLLPLAALNSATLLHAEIVGRSYGGGILKLEPREADRWLVPSADLVGARVGELRAARRAVAGLLSRGRLLDAVHTVDTALGLGDVDSIRAARDSLATRRAVRSRRAR; this is encoded by the coding sequence ATGACCAGCGTGATCGATTCCGCCGGGGCCCGCAAAGCGCGCGGGGCATTCTTCACCCCACCGGAGATCACCCGCTATCTGGCGCAGTGGGCGGTTCGGGCGCCCGGCGACCGGGTGCTCGAACCGTCGGCGGGGGAGGCGGCCTTCCTGGTCGCGGCGGCCCGCCGGCTGGCCGACCTGGGCGCGGACGCCCCGGTGCTCGACGGGGTGGAGATCCACCCGGCCAGCGCCAGGGCCGCCCGCGCGCGGGTCGCCGAGGCCGGCGCCACCGCACGCATCCGCACCGCCGACTTCTTCGCCGTGGACCCGCAGCCGTCCTATACCGCGGTGATCGGCAACCCGCCCTATATCCGTTATCAGGACTTCCGGGGCCAGGCGCGGGCCCAGTCCCGGCGGGCGGCGCTGCAGGCCGGGGTCAGCCTGTCCGGCCTCGCGTCCAGCTGGGCGGCCTTCACGGTGCACGCCGCGCTGTTCCTGCAACCGGGTGGCCGGATGGCGCTGGTGCTCCCCGCCGAGCTGCTGAGCGTGAACTACGCGGCACCGGTGCGCAAATTCCTGTTCGACAGGTTCGCCACCGTCGAACTGGTGATGTTCGACGAGCAGGTGTTCCCCGGGGCCGAGGCCGATGTGGTGCTGCTGCTGGCCGACGGTTTCGGCGGCGGCCCGTCCGGGCACGCCGTCATCCACCGGGCCCGCAACGCTCGAGCGCTGACATCCGAACTGGCCCAACGGCATTGGGCACCACTGGATCCGTCGGACAAGTGGGTCAGCGGGCTGGTCGGCGCGGCGCCGGTGGATCAGCTGCACCAGCTGCACAACACCGGCCGGTTCGCCACCCTGGACCGCTGGGGCGACACCACGCTGGGCATGGTGACCGGCAACAACGGCTTCTTCGCGCTGTCCCCGGCGCGGGTGCGGGAACTGGGGCTGCGGTCGGCCGACCTGCTGCCGCTGTCCCCGCCGGGCAGTGCGCACCTGCGCGGGCTCACCCTCACCACCGCGCAGCTGGACCGGCTGGGCCAGGACGGCAAGGCGATCCACCTGTTCCGGCCGGCCGGCGCCGGATCGGCTGCCGCGCAGCGCTATATCGCCGCCGGCCACGCGGCCGGGGTGCACCTGGCCTACAAGTGCCGGGTGCGCAGCCCGTGGTTCGCGGTCCCGCTGTTGCCGCCGGCGCATCTGTTGCTCACCTGCATGAACGCCGACACCCCGCGGTTGATCACCAATCGCGCCGGGGCACATCACCTCAACTCGGTGCACGGCGTCTACCTGCACGACGGGCTGGCCGTACTGGGACAGGATCTGCTGCCGCTGGCCGCCCTCAACTCGGCGACGCTGCTGCACGCCGAGATCGTCGGCCGCTCCTACGGCGGCGGGATCCTCAAGCTCGAACCCCGGGAAGCGGACCGGTGGCTGGTGCCGTCGGCCGACCTGGTCGGCGCCCGCGTCGGCGAACTGCGCGCGGCCCGGCGCGCGGTGGCGGGACTGCTGTCCCGGGGCCGGTTGCTGGACGCCGTGCACACCGTCGACACCGCGCTCGGTCTCGGTGACGTGGATTCGATTCGTGCGGCGCGTGATTCACTGGCCACCCGGCGGGCGGTAAGGTCGCGGCGTGCCCGCTGA
- the priA gene encoding bifunctional 1-(5-phosphoribosyl)-5-((5-phosphoribosylamino)methylideneamino)imidazole-4-carboxamide isomerase/phosphoribosylanthranilate isomerase PriA, with protein sequence MSLILLPAVDVVEGKAVRLVQGKAGSETDYGSALEAALAWQRDGAEWIHLVDLDAAFGRGSNRELLAEVVGKLDVAVELSGGIRDDESLRAALATGCARVNIGTAALENPAWCAAAIAEYGDKVAVGLDVQIVEGQHRLRGRGWETDGGDLWEVLERLEREGCSRYVVTDVTKDGTLTGPNLDLLGEVAERSGAPVIASGGVSSVEDLRAIATLTGRGVEGAIVGKALYAGRFTLPEALAAVSG encoded by the coding sequence GTGAGTTTGATTCTTTTGCCGGCCGTGGACGTGGTCGAGGGCAAAGCGGTGCGCCTGGTGCAGGGCAAGGCGGGCAGCGAAACCGACTACGGTTCGGCGCTGGAGGCGGCCCTTGCCTGGCAGCGTGACGGTGCCGAGTGGATCCACCTGGTGGACCTGGATGCCGCGTTCGGGCGGGGCTCCAACCGCGAGCTGCTGGCCGAGGTGGTCGGCAAGCTCGATGTCGCGGTGGAACTGTCCGGCGGCATCCGCGACGACGAATCGCTGCGGGCCGCGCTGGCCACCGGCTGCGCCCGGGTCAACATCGGCACCGCCGCGCTGGAGAACCCGGCCTGGTGTGCGGCCGCGATCGCCGAGTACGGCGACAAGGTGGCCGTCGGGCTCGACGTCCAGATCGTGGAGGGGCAACACCGGTTGCGTGGCCGCGGCTGGGAAACCGACGGCGGCGACCTGTGGGAGGTGCTGGAACGGCTTGAGCGCGAAGGGTGCTCGCGCTACGTCGTCACCGACGTCACCAAGGACGGCACGCTGACCGGCCCCAACCTGGATCTGCTGGGCGAGGTCGCCGAACGCAGCGGGGCGCCGGTGATCGCGTCCGGTGGGGTGTCCAGCGTCGAGGACCTGCGCGCCATCGCCACCCTGACGGGCCGCGGTGTGGAGGGCGCCATCGTCGGCAAGGCGCTCTACGCGGGACGTTTCACCCTGCCCGAGGCGCTGGCCGCGGTCAGCGGATAA
- a CDS encoding inositol monophosphatase family protein has product MDPIRLDALVATAADILDGASAQFIAGHRADSAVRKKGNDFATEIDLAIERQVVAALREQTGIGVHGEEFGGEPIDSELVWVLDPIDGTFNYAAGSPMAAILLGLLHNGAPVAGLTWLPFMGQRYTALEGGPVRDNGVALPALDTPTLADSIVGIQTFNIDSRGRFPGRYRAAVLANLSRECSRVRMHGATGVDLAYVASGILGAAISFGHHIWDHAAGVALVRAAGGIVTDLFGAPWTAESKSALAAAPGVHQRMLEIIAAAGSPEDHL; this is encoded by the coding sequence ATGGATCCCATCCGGCTGGACGCACTGGTCGCCACCGCGGCCGACATTCTCGATGGGGCGTCGGCTCAGTTCATCGCGGGCCACCGCGCGGACTCCGCCGTCCGCAAGAAGGGCAACGATTTCGCCACCGAGATCGACCTGGCCATCGAACGGCAGGTGGTGGCCGCGCTGCGGGAGCAGACCGGGATCGGCGTGCACGGCGAGGAATTCGGCGGTGAGCCGATCGACTCCGAGCTGGTGTGGGTGCTCGACCCGATCGACGGGACCTTCAACTATGCCGCCGGCTCCCCGATGGCGGCCATCCTGTTGGGCTTGCTGCACAACGGTGCACCGGTCGCCGGGCTGACCTGGCTGCCGTTCATGGGTCAGCGCTACACCGCGCTGGAGGGCGGTCCGGTACGCGACAACGGCGTGGCGCTGCCCGCACTCGACACGCCGACCCTGGCCGACTCCATCGTCGGGATCCAGACCTTCAACATCGACTCGCGGGGTCGCTTCCCCGGGCGGTACCGGGCCGCGGTGCTGGCCAACCTGAGCCGCGAGTGCTCCCGGGTCCGCATGCACGGCGCCACCGGTGTGGACCTGGCCTACGTGGCGAGCGGAATCCTGGGCGCGGCCATCAGTTTCGGTCATCACATCTGGGATCACGCCGCCGGGGTGGCGCTGGTGCGGGCCGCGGGCGGCATCGTCACCGACCTGTTCGGTGCGCCGTGGACCGCGGAGTCGAAGTCCGCACTGGCCGCCGCGCCCGGCGTGCACCAGCGCATGCTGGAGATCATCGCCGCGGCCGGTAGCCCGGAGGACCACCTGTGA
- the hisI gene encoding phosphoribosyl-AMP cyclohydrolase, whose protein sequence is MSLDPGIAARLKRNADGLFTAVVQEHGTGDVLMVAWMDDDALARTLETREATYFSRSRGEQWIKGATSGHTQYVRSVRLDCDGDTVLLEVDQVGGACHTGDHSCFDADELLAPEA, encoded by the coding sequence ATGAGCCTCGATCCCGGCATCGCGGCCCGCCTCAAGCGCAACGCCGACGGGCTGTTCACCGCCGTGGTCCAGGAACACGGCACCGGCGACGTGCTGATGGTGGCCTGGATGGACGACGACGCGTTGGCCCGCACCCTGGAAACCCGTGAGGCCACGTACTTTTCCCGGTCCCGCGGCGAGCAGTGGATCAAGGGCGCCACGTCCGGGCACACCCAGTACGTGCGCTCGGTGCGGCTGGACTGTGACGGCGACACCGTCCTGCTCGAGGTCGACCAGGTCGGTGGCGCCTGCCACACCGGCGATCACAGCTGCTTCGACGCCGACGAACTGCTGGCGCCCGAGGCCTGA
- the hisF gene encoding imidazole glycerol phosphate synthase subunit HisF, protein MTSDVATRVIPCLDVDAGRVVKGVNFENLRDAGDPVELAAAYDAEGADELTFLDVTASSSGRSTMLEVVRRTAEQVFIPLTVGGGVRSVEDVDTLLRAGADKVSVNTAAIARPELLAELARQFGSQCIVLSVDARTVPAGSAPTASGWEVTTHGGRRGTGIDAVEWARRGAELGVGEILLNSMDADGTKAGFDLDMLRAVRAAVTVPVIASGGAGAVDHFAPAVAAGADAVLAASVFHFRELTIGQVKEAMAAEGIIVR, encoded by the coding sequence GTGACCAGTGATGTCGCCACCCGGGTCATCCCGTGCCTGGACGTCGACGCCGGCCGGGTGGTCAAAGGCGTCAATTTCGAGAACCTCAGGGATGCCGGCGATCCCGTCGAGCTGGCGGCGGCCTATGACGCCGAGGGTGCCGACGAGCTGACATTCCTGGACGTCACCGCGTCGTCGTCGGGCCGGTCCACCATGCTCGAGGTGGTGCGCCGCACCGCCGAGCAGGTGTTCATCCCGCTCACCGTCGGCGGCGGGGTGCGCTCGGTCGAGGACGTGGACACCCTGTTGCGGGCCGGTGCGGACAAGGTGTCGGTGAACACCGCCGCCATCGCCCGCCCGGAACTGCTCGCCGAGTTGGCCCGCCAGTTCGGTTCACAGTGCATCGTGCTCAGCGTGGACGCCCGCACCGTGCCGGCGGGATCGGCACCCACGGCGTCGGGCTGGGAGGTCACCACGCACGGCGGCCGGCGCGGCACCGGCATCGACGCGGTCGAATGGGCCCGGCGCGGAGCCGAACTCGGCGTGGGGGAGATCCTGCTGAACTCGATGGACGCCGACGGCACCAAGGCCGGTTTCGATCTGGACATGCTGCGCGCGGTGCGCGCGGCGGTGACGGTGCCGGTGATCGCCAGCGGTGGCGCGGGGGCGGTGGACCATTTCGCCCCCGCCGTCGCGGCCGGCGCGGATGCGGTGCTGGCGGCCAGCGTGTTCCATTTCCGGGAGTTGACGATCGGTCAGGTGAAAGAAGCGATGGCGGCCGAAGGGATTATTGTGCGATGA
- a CDS encoding FadR/GntR family transcriptional regulator, whose protein sequence is MTSPIRQVHRHPLAAQAAQLLLSRIRAGEWPLGHRIPGETTLAAQLGVGRSTLREAIRELAGKGVLESRQGAGVFVTATDVTEDWDTVLRRTTIATVVEARIAIEAEAAALAATRRTPADLRDLRRTLAARGVPGQSVPEHVDADMAFHRAVIAAAHNEVLLQLFDAFLPRLRPAMIEMLKIAPPGTFSESADHACHQELTEAIAARSPEAAAAASRTHLTALMESFT, encoded by the coding sequence GTGACTTCACCGATTCGCCAGGTGCACCGCCATCCGCTGGCCGCGCAGGCGGCCCAGCTGCTGCTGTCCCGTATCCGCGCCGGTGAATGGCCACTGGGCCACCGCATTCCCGGCGAGACGACGCTGGCGGCCCAGCTCGGCGTGGGCCGCTCCACCCTGCGGGAGGCGATCCGCGAGCTGGCCGGCAAGGGTGTGCTGGAGAGCCGTCAGGGCGCGGGCGTGTTCGTCACCGCCACCGACGTCACCGAGGACTGGGACACCGTGCTGCGGCGCACCACCATCGCCACCGTCGTGGAGGCACGCATCGCCATCGAGGCCGAGGCCGCCGCACTGGCCGCCACCCGGCGCACCCCGGCCGATCTGCGCGACCTGCGCCGCACGCTGGCCGCCCGCGGCGTACCGGGTCAATCGGTGCCCGAACACGTCGACGCCGATATGGCGTTTCACCGCGCGGTGATCGCCGCCGCGCACAACGAGGTGCTCCTGCAGTTGTTCGACGCGTTCCTGCCCCGGCTGCGCCCCGCCATGATCGAAATGCTCAAGATCGCACCGCCCGGCACGTTCTCCGAATCCGCCGACCACGCCTGCCATCAGGAACTCACCGAGGCCATCGCGGCCCGCTCCCCCGAGGCTGCCGCCGCCGCCAGCCGTACCCACTTGACCGCTTTGATGGAGTCCTTCACATGA